In Setaria italica strain Yugu1 chromosome IX, Setaria_italica_v2.0, whole genome shotgun sequence, the genomic stretch TCACATCAAAAGATGACCAAAATCAACATAATAAATTGATAGATCATGATTTTataaaaatctagaaaaaaagCATCACATATAGAGTTAGTCTGTGGGAGAAATACTAGTTACAAGTTTTTGccggagaataaaaagagaaacCACTCTTGCACAATGAATTCATTACACGAGAGGCTAATGAGTAtgcaggacccacatgtcattcaAATGTTGGACCCACATGGCAGTCAAGGCAGATAAGCTTGATGTGGCTAAGAAGCAGAGACCACAAGTTGGCCACACACGCTCTGGCCGGCCACATCTCGGCCACTTTGAGCTAGCCTCACCACCTGCAGCTAGCCTTGCCGGTGACGCCACCTGCTGCCTCGCCCCCCCACCTTGAGCTGCttcgccgccccaccccccACCTTGAGCTGCCTCGCCACCCCCCCTCCACCTGCAAGGTCAGGTGGCCCTCCCTATCAGCTCGCTCAGAAGCAAGGTCACGCACGCCATCATTTGTTGCAGAGGAGATCTACACATCGCCATAGTTCTTCCCCTTTGGATTTGTTATTATATTACTACGCCATTAGTAGAATTGAAGGATAGAAGCTCGATTTGTAACTTTTGACACCTAATTTTTCCCAGGTCGAGATGGATAGAAGCTGGATGTATAACAGTGGGCCATTTAGTGATCCCTATCTACATTGAACAATTCATGAAACATGTTATGAGTAGATTTAGTGCAGATGAGGAAATCAGTTGCCCATGCGCCAATGCCTGAATCATAAACAATTAAGTCAAGATGCGGTAGAGGAGCATATCCACATCAATGGTATTTCTAGATGCTATACTAGGTGGATTCACCATGGAGAGGAAGATAATGATGATGGACAAACTGATGGCACAATCGCTGTTGGTACTGAAGGTATATCATGGGATGGAAATGACCAGCCTCCAATTGATGATGAAGGACAAGCTAAAGATGTCATAGAAGACAGTGCACGGGGAGTTCAGGGGTTGATTCAAGATTTGTACACCGTAGCAAGCCATGGCTTCAGTGGTAActtgtatcaagaaatcatggAAGATGCAAAGCGTGAACTTTATCCAGGTTGCACCGAGGAGTCTAGGTTGACTTTCATTATTAAACTGCTGCATATAAAGGTGTACAATACGATGACAAATTCTGGGTTCAATGCATTCCTTGAGTTGCTTTCAACATCGTTGAAGAATGTTACCGGCCTCCCTAAATCCTATAATGAAACTAAATCTCTACTTCGGAAACTTGGTTTTGGTTATGTTGCTATTCATGTGTGCAAATATGATTGTGCCTTATTCTGGAAGGACCATGAAAATGATGATCATTGCCTAGTTTGTGGTGAATCCAGATGGAAAGTGAATAAGGAGGGTAGAAAGAAAGTTCCTCACAAGGTGCTGCATTACTTTCCAATAATTCCATGCCTTCAAAGGCTTTTTATCTCAAAGCAGCGGGCACAGTATGCAAGATGGCACAAGGATAGGAGGGTACCAATTGAAAATGAAATGAGACATCCTATTGATGGAGAAACTTGGAAAGAATTTGATGATACTTTCAAGTCTTTTGCAGATGATCCCCGCAGTTTGAGGTTAGCCATTGCTACTGATGGATTTAACCCATTTGGTCAGATGACCAATTCATATAGCATTTAGCCAGTGATAGTGATTCCATACAATTTTCCACCATGGATGTGTATGGACCAATCCAATTATATGCTTGCTTTAATTATTCCAGGCAAAAAATCACCAAGCAAAGATTTCCATGTGTTCATGTAGCCTTTGATAGCAGACATGCTTACCCTTTGGGAGGGTGTCTCTACTTATGATGCATATGAAGGCAAAGATTTCAGTATGCATGCAGCGATTCTATGGGGAATCAATGACTACCCTGCATTAGGCACCATGTCAGGCAGAACCACTAGGGGTTACTTCGCATGTGTGCACTGTGATGAGAATCCATGCTCCGAATgtctgagaaaaaaaattgggtTCATAGGCCATAGACGTTTCCTCCCAAACGACCATCCCTAGAGGAAAAACTGATCTTTCAATGGCCACCATGAAAATAGAGAGCAACCAAGGAAGTTTAGTGCAGATGAGGTTCTGGCAAGGTTGGATGAAGTTTCCTATGTTCCAGGCAAGAATCCTAAtaagtagaaaacaagaaaacgATGCTGTAATGGAGAACCAGTATGGCATCTCAAGGTTAGCTTGTATGATTTTCCATATTGGTCAAAATTGAAGCTACAGTACAACCTAGATGTTATGcacatagagaaaaatatatgtgaaaatattttttcaacTCTACTTAATATTCCGAAGAAGACAAACGACACAGTTGCTACTAGACTAGATTTGGAAGATAGAGGTATAAGAAAAGAGCTTCATTTGCTGGAAGAAGTTGGTAATTCATCCACAAAGCCCAATGCTTGTTATGTTCTAACGCCAGAATTAGAGAAGAAGTTCTTGCAGTTTGTTAGAAATGTTAAATTTTTAGATGGCTATGCCTCTAATATATCAAGATGTGTCAATATGGAGGGAGGAACAATGCATGGGATGAAAACACATGACTGTCATATACTGCTACAGCGTATTTTACCAGCTGGCCTTCACGGGTTGGTGCGCAAAGATGTATATGAAGTAATTGCTGAATTGGGTAGGTTTTTTTAGACAACTTTGCTCGAAAACTCTAAAGGTTGATGCACTACACCAGATGAAGAAAGATATTGTAATTATCCTTTGCAAACTAGAGAAAATTTATGCTCCTGCATTCTTTGATGTTATGGTTCACCTAGCAATACACTTACCTGACGAGGCACTCCTTAGGGGACCGGTTTAGTATGGATGGATGTATCATATTGAGAGAAGATTGGGCACCTTTAAGCGTTTCATCCACAATGAAGCAAGACCTGAAGGATCTATTGTAGAGGCATACTTGCCTATACTCGTATGACCCAATGCTCAACATATTTCAATGAAATTATTACTAAGTTCACTAGGCCTGAAAGAAACTTAGATGGAGCATAGAACATCTTACCCAATGATTACTCTATTTTTCGTCATGGTATTAACCTGTTGGGTGCTTCAAAACTTCATTACCAAGATAATGACTATGACTCTTGGTTTGTTTTAAATAATTGTGAAGAGGTTGATGAATACAAAGAGTGAGTAATTGTTGTCATTTCATTTCTGCCAACATTATTCAATACTAGTGTCACAATAAACTAATTAACTTCTTCCTTTCCAGCATGTATAGGGCAGAATTGGAACAACAATAGGTCAACAATATTGAAAAAATAATGTCAACCCAATTCGCTGCATGGTTCGAGAAACATGTGCGTGCAACTTTTACATCCTGGCTGAATCATTTAGTGTAGAATAAATTTTCAACCTCACCAATTCTCTGTGTTTTCCTGCAGCTTACCAAATTGAAATACGAAAGCACAACAAATGTTGATGAAGACCTGTACTCACTCGCATGTCGGCCGGATAGGCATGTGCGATCATACACAACCTGTATAATTAATGGGGTACGGTACCACACTATGGCTTGTGAGGCACACAGGAAAACACAAAACTCCAGCATCAAGACTGTAGGTACTCACAATGATGACAATATTGACTTCTATGGGACAATCACAGACATTATTGAGTTGAATTACACTAAGAACAGCAAAGGAGATAGATTTGTTATCTTATTACGGTGTGAATGGTACAATCTTGAGGGAAGGACATACCAGATGAAAGATGATGGTTACTTCAAGAGCATTAACATCGAAGGCTGATGGTATAAGAATGATCCTTTCCTTCTAGCCATAGAAGCTTCACAAGTATTTTTCTTGGAAGATACAAAGTTTGGTCCATGTTGGTTAGTGGTACAAGAATCTGGCCACCGACATATATTTGATGTTGAAGAGTCCGACAGAAAACAACCGATCCATGAACAAGTACAGATGAGATGTCAGGAGGTATACCAAGAGGACAATACTTTGTAGGAGATTGTACATGGGAGACATTTATCCTGATATGGATTTGTTGCACATGGATAATCAATCAGTTAGCCCTATTAGTGCAGACCTTGTCAAGACCATCCGTTGACATTAACAAACACCTCAACGTAATGAAATAGATAgcgaagatgaagatgaaacCTTCCTTGAGTACCATAGTCAAAACGAAGCAAGTATATCAGAAAACGATAGTGAAGATGactaacctttgcatttctggagCTATTTGTGAACCATGAACTTCTATTAGTGATTCTGTTGTATCTGAATTATGCTACTAAAgtttgtatctaaattatgaAATTGTATGCCTTGTTGGAGGTGGTATTTGTGAGCCAAGACCTTGTATGCAATGATTCTGTTTCAATGGAAACTTGATTTATGAATTTTGTTCTATGCACATGCAACCTATTGGAAGTTACATACAGGCTATATGCTGACAAAATGTCATGGATATATGCTGCCCAGAATTCATTGAGATGATATAAATTCTAGGTTTTTATGACCTGACAATGTCATGGAAATTACAGGGTCTGTCATGTATATATATGCTGGATGTGCCAAAATTTCATCACACACAGGTTACACATCAATGCAAAAGGGATGATTAATTCCAACATACATCTAAAAGGTGCATATTTTATCACACAGACAAGTTACATGTCCATGCACACAAGAGATGTCCAACAACACAAAGGCACATATTTCATACCAACTGCAAATACATCCTGCTTAGCAGGTTCAATACAACATGTCCTACTTCATCATCATAGCCAAAAGCATATCAAATGTGGCCAACATATCCAACTTACTTCACAACATGTCCTACTTCATCATCATTGCCTGCTTCAACACTATAGTTACAACCAAAAGGATGGCCAACACCAGGAATGTTACATTTAGACAACCACACACATGACAAATGCACTTCCCATGCCTTCCCTGTTCTTGCCAACCATTTCCTTCACCTTGTTCAGATTCTGCTCTAAGCTATCAATTTTTTCCACCAACTCAGGAACTTCTGTTGTCAAAGCTACTGCAATGGTCGAGGAAGCTGACAGTAGATATCCATTATCATGAAGGAACACCACATATTCTTCCTCCAACCAATACCTAGTACATGTCCCCTACATCCAAATTAAAACAATAGGAAAATTAACATCAATAGTGCAGCCACTTAATGCTAAAAACACTACTACCATTCTCATGCATGCCCATTCAAACAAGAATGAAATTTGGGCAATGCAAAATGATTATAACACTGACATTTCAATAGATCTTCCTGGGGCACGTAAAAAATCTCCTTCCAACGTTATCATCAAACTGCGTGGTAGTGGCAGCAAACACCCTCACGTCCTTGCAATCTAGGCACATTTCAACGGCATCCCGTTGACATCATCAATCGGCGCCGGCAGCTCAACAGCAGTGGGCGGAGGTGCAGCGGCAACAACAGCAAGGGGTGCGGGTTGCAGGGAAACCCTAGCTGTGCTTAACCGCCTAGTGCGAGCGGTAGATGACAATGCCTGTGACATGAGAACTTGAGAGAGCGGGGATTGATTAGGCCTCACATCTCCACTGGAAGGGGGGAAGGTGAGCGATGGGGAAAGGCAACGAAGGGGGGATGGGGAGGGGCATGAGGGCAGCACTACCACAATTGCGCGCCTGGGGACTAGGAGCACACCACCGACTAATGAGATGGAGTCGCCACCGGTCACCGAAGATCTGTGCTCCGTAGGGTGGGCTTGCAGCAAATCTGCGTGCTAGCTCCGCCCAGAGGCTGCCGTGCTGTCAGTTGGGGAGATGGGGAGCTGGCTCCGCCCAGAGGCCGCCTGCCGCCGTCTTCAGTTGGGGAAATGGGGAATGAAACTGGTCAACAGAGAGGGCTCAAGGGTCCACCTCCTATTGGGGGTACATTGACATTG encodes the following:
- the LOC105915157 gene encoding uncharacterized protein LOC105915157 → MRQCLNHKQLSQDAVEEHIHINGISRCYTRWIHHGEEDNDDGQTDGTIAVGTEGISWDGNDQPPIDDEGQAKDVIEDSARGVQGLIQDLYTVASHGFSGNLYQEIMEDAKRELYPGCTEESRLTFIIKLLHIKVYNTMTNSGFNAFLELLSTSLKNVTGLPKSYNETKSLLRKLGFGYVAIHVCKYDCALFWKDHENDDHCLVCGESRWKVNKEGRKKVPHKVLHYFPIIPCLQRLFISKQRAQYARWHKDRRVPIENEMRHPIDGETWKEFDDTFKSFADDPRSLRLAIATDGFNPFGQMTNSYSI